From Cyclopterus lumpus isolate fCycLum1 chromosome 4, fCycLum1.pri, whole genome shotgun sequence, a single genomic window includes:
- the ddx59 gene encoding probable ATP-dependent RNA helicase DDX59 translates to MFMPRALKVKRPAPVSGKMLNKKIKVGEGGREDQGGSETPVQKEEAYEDTKPLEEEIQAVGDSGGLTGSSVQEDGHKSDSNDTEEEEEEEEEEEEPVKSFRKSQRWPEPGEPVCVMCGRYGEYICDSTDNDVCSLECKAKHLVQMGMGIGADVFDRKDKTGDERTQPQLPAVDTGRVGEREAGYVYRDDQFISGLTDEQIQRIKRELVIETQGRDVRRPIIEFEHCGFPATLGGNLKKAGYEAPTPVQMQMVPVGLSGRDAIVSADTGSGKTVAFLLPVVVRAMEKPAHSVSSPVALILTPTRELAIQIERQAKELVMGIPNMRTALLVGGMPLPQQLHRLKSSIKIIIATPGRLLEILKQKAVQLDKVKVVVVDEVDTMLKMGFQQQVLEVLEEVPEEHQTLLVSATIPTGTEELAARLVRDPVRIAIGEKNQPCANVRQILLWLEEPSKKKKLFEILNDSKLYQPPVVVFVDCKLGADLLCEAVAKVTGLKTVAIHSDKSQWERNRILRGLLEGDFEVVISTGVLGRGLDLVNVRLVVNFDMPNTMDEYVHQVGRAGRLGHRGTAITFLNNNNKRLFLEVVKRVKLTGSILPPQLLNSPHLHEQQRREKKKAKQGSDDTLVTKNNLLDIIRKHDRRKK, encoded by the exons ATGTTTATGCCAAGAGCCCTGAAAGTGAAGAGACCTGCCCCGGTCTCAGGAAAAATGTTGAATAAGAAAATCAAGgtaggagagggggggagagaagacCAAGGTGGTTCAGAAACACCTGTTCAGAAGGAGGAGGCGTATGAAGACACCAAACCACTAGAGGAGGAAATACAAGCAGTTGGAGACTCTGGAGGTTTGACGGGGAGCTCAGTGCAAGAAGATGGACATAAGTCTGACTCAAATGatactgaggaggaggaggaggaggaggaggaggaggaggaacctgTCAAATCATTCAGAAAGAGCCAGAGATGGCCAGAGCCAGGAGAGCCTGTCTGTGTAATGTGCGGTCGCTATGGGGAGTACATTTGTGACAGCACGGACAATGATGTTTGTAGTCTTGAATGCAAAGCCAAACATTTGGTCCAAATGGGGATGGGGATTGGGGCTGATGTGTTTGACCGTAAGGACAAAACTGGAGATGAAAGGACTCAACCTCAACTGCCGGCAGTGGACACTGGTAGAGTGGGTGAAAGGGAGGCCGGATATGTCTACAGGGACGATCAGTTCATATCGGGCCTAACAGATGAGCAGATCCAGAGGATTAAACGGGAGCTCGTCATTGAAACCCAGGGGAGAGATGTCCGGAGACCCATCATTGAGTTTGAACACTGTGGCTTCCCTGCCACGCTTGGTGGCAACCTGAAAAAGGCCGGCTATGAGGCGCCAACTCCGGTCCAGATGCAGATGGTCCCTGTTGGTCTCAGTGGCAGGGATGCGATTGTCAGTGCTGACACGGGCTCGGGGAAGACTGTAGCCTTCCTGCTGCCAGTGGTAGTGAGGGCAATGGAG aaacCAGCACACAGTGTAAGTAGCCCTGTGGCTCTCATCCTGACCCCCACCAGGGAGCTGGCCAttcagatagagagacaggccAAGGAGTTGGTGATGGGCATCCCCAACATGAGAACTGCGTTGCTGGTGGGCGGCATGCCACTTCCCCAACAACTCCACCGCCTCAAAAGCAGCATCAAA ATTATCATAGCCACCCCTGGGCGACTCCTTGAGATCCTGAAGCAGAAGGCAGTGCAGCTGGACAAAGTGAAGGTTGTGGTGGTTGATGAG GTCGACACAATGTTGAAGATGGGCTTCCAGCAGCAGGTGCTGGAGGTTTTGGAGGAAGTCCCAGAAGAACACCAAACTCTGCTGGTGTCGGCCACCATCCCAACAGGGACGGAGGAGCTGGCTGCCCGATTGGTTCGTGACCCTGTCCGTATTGCTATTGGAGAGAAGAACCAGCCCTGTGCCAACGTGAGGCAGATCTTGCTGTGGTTAGAGGAACcttccaagaagaagaagctgtttgagATTCTCAAT GACAGTAAGCTGTACCAGCCTCCAGTGGTGGTTTTTGTAGACTGTAAACTGGGGGCTGATCTACTGTGCGAGGCGGTTGCCAAGGTGACGGGCCTTAAAACGGTGGCAATCCACTCTGACAAGAGCCAATGGGAACGCAACCGCATCCTCAGG GGTCTTCTGGAGGGAGACTTTGAAGTGGTAATCAGTACAGGTGTGCTGGGCAGAGGATTGGACCTCGTCAACGTCAGATTGGTGGTTAACTTTGACATGCCAAACACAATGGATGAGTATGTCCATCAG GTTGGCAGGGCGGGTCGACTGGGACACAGAGGAACAGCAATCACcttcctcaacaacaacaacaaacgtcTATTCCTAGAGGTGGTGAAGCGGGTCAAACTCACAGGGTCCATCCTGCCACCTCAGCTGCTTAATTCACCCCACCTCCatgagcagcagaggagggaaaaaaaaaaggccaagcAAGGGTCTGATGACACGCTGGTCACTAAGAACAACCTCCTAGACATCATAAGGAAACACGACCGTCGGAAGAAATAG